The following is a genomic window from Tistrella bauzanensis.
GTGGGCCGGAACCAGTGCCGGGAACACCCGGGCGCCGGCGCGATAGCTGTCATCGGGGAAGGGCGCGTCATAGGCGGCGGCTTCCTCGGGCGTCAGATGCGGGCAGCCGCGCGCGAACAGCTTCGGGATCGAGAAATCGGGACTGTTGGCGACAAAATCGCGCCAGGCTTCGAATCCCTTGCCCAGCGGCCGGTCGCCGGTGCCGAGGGCGGTGTTCATCACCAGCAGGCCGCGGAAGCGGTCCGGCATCTCCGGCGGCAGGGTCAGGCCCAGTAGCCCGCCCCAGTCCTGCACCACCAGAATGACGTGCTTCAGATCCAGGCGCTTGACCAGTTCCACCAGCATGCCGCGATGGAACAGGAAGCCATAGGCCTTGTCGTCGGCCAACTTGTCGGAGCGGCCGAAGCCGATCAGATCCGGCGCCACCACCCGGCCACGTGCCGCAAGATAGGGGATCATCCGGCGATAGAGATAGCTCCAGCTTGGCTGGCCGTGCAGACACAGGAAGGTCGGCGCCTCGGCGCCGGCATCGGCAACGGCGGCCGGCTCGTCGACATAGGCGACGCGGATGCCCTCATAGCCGGGCAGGTCGTCGACATAATGCGGCGGATAGTGCCAGCCGGGCAGGTCGAGGAAACGGGCGTCGGGCGTGCGCAGAATGTCGGACATCGGGGCGTTCTCTCCGGAAGGCTTCTTGTGGGTGACCGGTTCGCTCCGGAACGGAACGAACGTTCGTCCTAATTGCAGCATATGCCTTTGAGCGCGCGGGGGCAGCCCCCAGGCGGCATCTGACTCCGAAAGATGGCTGATCAGGAAAGATGGCGCCAGAAGGCGGCCTTGCGCGCGTGGTCGCGGCGCAACTGCTCCAGATAGTCATCGTGGGACACAGCCGCGCCGACATCGCCGATCGTGCCGGCGACGCCCCGGCACTCATCCAGCCAACGTGCCGCCATGCGATAGCGGCCGGCGCGGCGCCGGGTCAGCGTGTCATCGATCATCGCCCGCCAGATCAGCGTCGCGGCCAGCGGGTAGCGCCCGGCCAGGGCCTGGGCGGCGGGGCCCAGCAGATCGTGGCGGTCGGTGTCGAGCGCGGCCCCGCGCTGCATCACCAGCGCTGCCGCCCGCTCCAGATCCGGCCACGACACCAGCACATGCAGGGCGAGCGTGGCGGCCGGGTGCCGCGTCGCCAGATCGAGTGCCAGATCCCGGGCCTCGATGTCGTCGAAATCGGGCAGCCGCTTGAGATAGGCTTTCAGATGCGGTGCCGACAGCGCCTGTTCGAAACAGGCCAGACGCAGCGCCTGTGCCGCGCTGCCACGGCCCTGCGCTTCCAGAACCGCGATCTGCGCATCTTCCCAGTCGAGATCCGTCCGGCTGTGGCTGAGCCGGGGGCGATGGTCGGGGCGGACCGCATGGAGGCTGGCGGCCGCCTCGGCCACGCGGCCGGCGGCCAGCAGGCGTTGCGCGATCCGGGCCGCGATGGTGGGCAGAGCGCGCGCCGCCGGGTCGATCTGGCCGATGAAGCCGTCGACATCCCCCAGGCAGTCGGCGATCGCCTGAAGGGCCTGACGCGGCGCCGGTCCAGGCAGCCTGGACAGGCGCTGCCTCAGGCGATCGAGGCCCGGCGAGCCGTCGCCTGTCGAGGCACCCAGCAGTGGCACCAGCGCCGCCGCCAGCCCGTCATACTGGCCCTGATCATTGGCGGCAAGTGCTGTGGCGGCGCGGTCGGCCAGGGCCAGCGGGTCGGCCCGTGCCGCCCGGGCGATGGCCGGCAGATCGGCAGAGGCGGCCTGAAACACGGCCGTCACCGCGCCGCTGGTGTCGGTGCTGCGCGCCAGAACCGGTCCCGCCAGGGCCAGGAACCGCCAGATCAGGTCCATCGCCTCGGCCGGATCGGTGGCGGCGAGCGGCCCGGCGATGGCCCGGCGCTGGGTGTCCAGATCCTCGACCAGCGCCTTGCGGCGGCGCCAACTGACCCGGCCCTTCGACGCGCCGATGGCGATCAGCCGTTTGCGCACCTCATGCGCCACCGCCAGCGGGCTGTCGGCCCCGGCCAGGGCCAGCCGGATCCGGCGCTTGGCGGCGGCATTGCCGGTGCTGACCTCGATCAGCAGCGCGGCCAGGCGTGCCGCACCCAGTGCTTCCAGATTGCGGGCATTCAAGGTCGTCTTCGATGCCAAGCCCTAGCGCCTTCCGATCGGATGGATGATCATGGCGGCGATGCTCACCCCAGCAGCCGGATGCCGTCGGCGATCAGCTTGGCGCCGATCAGCCACATGACCAGGGCGATGATGCCGTCGAGCACCCGCCATGCGGCCGGGCGCCGGAACACCGGCACCAGCAGCCGCGCGCCATAGCCCAGCGCCGAGAACCAGGTGATCGAGGCAAGCGCCGCGCCACCCACGAACCACAGCCGGTCGGGCATCGGGTGGCGCCCGGAAATGCTGCCCAGCAAAACCACCGTATCAAGATAGACATGCGGGTTCAGCAGGGTGACCGCGGCCACCGTCGCCAGGGTGCGCAGCAGCGGTGCCGCCGGCGCCTCGGAGGGCAGCAACTGGCCGGGCTTCCAGGCGCGCCGCGCCGCCATCATCCCATAGGTGACAAGGAAGCCCGCCCCGGCCAGAGACACCACGCCCAGCACCCGTTCATGGCCGCTGATCAGCGAACCGAGCCCCAGCGCGCCGGCCACGATCAGCGCGGCATCGGCAAGCGCGCAGAACGCCACGATCGGCAGCACATGGGCGCGGATCAGCCCCTGGCGCAGCACGAAGGCATTCTGCGCACCAATCGCGATGATCAGGGCCGCCCCCAGGGCAAAGCCTTCGATCGCGGGTCCGAGGGCCATGCCCGTGGCGGTGTCAGGCGTCATCGTCCGAACCCCTGTGGCGGCTGAAGTCATTGGCGCGGCACTATGCCCCGCCTGGCTGGGGGCTGCAACACGAGGCCCGGCGGGCCGTGCGCCGGCCGCAGATCTGCCGTTCGCTTGTGGTGCGTTACTTTCATTTGAAGTTTCGTATTGGCGCGTCAATATAGAGATGCGAACCTGATGGAACCGGAATGGTGGTCTCGGCGTCATGACCCCGATGCGATGGCGCCAAGGGAGCTTCGATATGGCAGAGCATGTGCACGATCTGGTGGTGATCGGCGGCGGCGTGAACGGGTGCGGTGTCGCGCGCGATGCGGCCGGCCGCGGTTATGACGTTGTGCTGGTTGAAAAAGGCGATCTCGCCGGCGCGACCTCGCAGGCCAGCACCAAGCTGATCCATGGCGGGCTGCGCTATCTGGAACATTATGAATTCCGACTGGTGCGCGAGGCCCTGCGCGAGCGGGCGGTGCTGCTGGATCTGGCGCCGCACATCATCTGGCCGCTGCGTTTCGTGCTGCCGCATAATCAGGGTCAGCGGCCGCGCTGGATGATCCGGGCCGGCCTGTTCATCTATGACCATCTGGCCGGCGGCAATGGCGGCCGCCGCCGGCTGCCCGGCACCCGCACGCTGGATCTGGGCCGCGACCCGGCCGGCCGGCCGCTGAAGGACGACTTCCGCCGGGCCTTCGAATATTCCGATGCCTGGGTCGACGATGCCCGGCTGGTGGTGCTGAACGCCATCGACGCCCATGATCGCGGCGCAGAGATCCGCACCCGCACTGAGCTGGTCGCGGCCGAGCGGGGCCGCGATCTGTGGACGCTGCGCCTGCGCGACACCGAAACCGGCGTCACCGCCATCCTGAAGGCGCGGGCGGTGGTGAACGCCGCCGGCCCCTGGGTGGCCGATGCGCTGGTCGAGCGGCTGCATGTGAAAACCCCGGAACGGGTGCGGCTGGTGCGCGGCAGCCATATCGTGGTCAAGCGGCTGTTCGATCACGATCGCGCCTATATCTTCCAGAATCCGGATGGCCGGATCGCCTTCGCCATTCCCTATGAGGATGATTTCACTCTGATCGGCACCACCGATGCCGATCATCAGGGCGATCCGGGGCAGGTTGCGATCACGCCCGCGGAAATCGATTATCTGTGCGCGGCGGTCTCGGCCTATTTCAAGCGGCCGGTCACCCCCGACATGGTGGTCTGGTCCTATTCCGGCGTGCGGCCGCTCTATGACGACGGGGCCAGCAAGGCGCAGGAGGCGACCCGCGACTATGTGTTGAGCGTCGACACCGCCGGTGCGCCGGTGATCAGTGTCTTCGGCGGCAAGATCACGACCTTCCGCCGGCTGGCCGAAGGCGTGATGGAAAGGCTGCTGCGGCTGCTGCCGCCATCGGCTGGCACGGGCATGGCGGCCTGGACCGCCGATGCGCCGCTGCCGGGGTCCGTGCTGCCCGCTGGCGGCACGGCTGCGCTGGCGGCAGCCCTGGCCGAGACCCATCCGGTGCTGGATGCACGCACCCGCCTGCGGCTGGCACGCAGCTATGGCGGCCGGGTGTGGCAGGCGGTGGGCGATGCCGCGACCGATCCGGCCGCACTGGGGGTAGGCTTCGGTGCCGGGCTCCATGCCCGTGAAGTCGCCTTCCTGATGGATCAGGAATGGGCGCGCACGGCGGAAGACGTGTTGTGGCGGCGCACCAAGCTTGGCCTGCGGATCGATACAGCCGGTGCCGACCGGCTGGCGGCCTGGATGCGCGCCCGCAGCGCCGGGCGGCTGGCCGCGTGACACCGCCGCGACCGCCGGTGAGCCTGCCCGTCTATCGCCCGCCCGTCAGGGCGGGCTTGCCGGCGGCGCGCGCCCCGGCCCAAACTGACGCCTGAATGATCGGGGCATCCAAGCCCCGGCCGTGGCCGGCGTGCGGTTGTTTTCATCCTGCATGGCCCGGCCCCAGACCTTGAAGGAGGATCGCCGCCGCCATGCCCGCCAATATCACCACTCCCGACGCAGTAGACGACCGGCCCGGCCGCCACGGCTTCACCGGCCAGGGATTGATCCTGGCGCTGGATCAGGGCACCACATCGACCCGGGCGATGCTGTTCGACGGCGCGATGCAGGTCATCGCCACCGATCAGCAGGAATTCCCCCAGCATTTCCCGGCATCGGGGCTGGTTGAACATGATGCCGAAGATCTGTGGCAGACCAGTGTCGCCACGATGAAGGGCGCGCTTGCCACAGCCGGCGTCGATGCCGGCGCGCTGGCCGCGATCGGCATCACCAACCAGCGCGAGACCACCGTGGTCTGGGACCGCGAGACCGGCCGCGCCATTCACCCGGCCATCGTCTGGCAGGACCGGCGCACCGCCCGGATCTGCGGCGAGTTGAAGCGCGAGGGCCATGAGCAACTGGTCCGCGACCGCTCGGGCCTGCTGCTCGATCCCTATTTCTCGGCGACCAAGATCGGCTGGATTCTGGACAAGGTGGAGGGGGCGCGCGCCGCCGCCGCCGCGGGACGCCTCGCCTTCGGCACCGTCGACAGCTTCCTGATCTGGCGGATGACCGGTGGTCGCGTGCATGCGACGGATGCCACCAACGCCTCGCGCACCATGCTTTACGACATCCATAAGGGCAGTTGGTGCCCGGATCTGTGCGCGGTGTTCGGCGTGCCGATGTCGATGCTGCCCGATGTCCGCGACAGCGCCGGCGATTTCGGCGAAACCCTGCCCGACCTTCTGGGCCGGCCGGTGCCGATCCGCGGGGTTGCCGGCGATCAGCAGGCCGCCACCACCGGCCAGGCCTGTTTCCGCCCGGGCATGGTCAAGGCCACCTATGGCACCGGTTGTTTCGCGCTGCTGGTGACCGGCCGCCAGTCGGTGCGGTCGCGCAACCGGCTGCTGACCACCGTCGCCCTGCAACTGAACGGCCGGCGCAGCTATGCGCTGGAAGGCTCGATCTTCGTCGCCGGGGCGGCGGTGCAATGGTTGCGCGACGGGCTGGGCCTGATTTCGACGTCGGCTGAAAGCGAGCAACTGGCGGCTGAGGCCGACCCGGCCCAGAGCGTGTATCTGGTGCCGGCCTTCACCGGGCTTGGCGCGCCGCATTGGGATGCCGATGCGCGCGGCGCCATGTTCGGTCTGACCAGGGCGACCGGCCCGCGGGAGATCGCGCGCGCCGTGCTGGACAGCGTCGCCTATCAGACCCGCGATCTGGTCGAGGCGATGCGTGGCGACTGGGAGGGCACCGATTTCGGCGAAACCGTGCTGCGCGTCGATGGCGGGATGGTCGCCAGCGACTGGCTGATGCAGCGTCTGGCCGACATGCTGGCAACGCCGGTCGACCGGCCGAAGCTGCGCGAGACCACGGCGATGGGGGCGGCCTATCTGGCGGGACTGGCCGCCGGGGTCTATCCGGACCCGGAGGTGTTCGCCGATGGCTGGGCGCTGGACCGGCGGTTCGAGCCGGCGATGGCCGAGGCCGAGCGCGAGCGGCTGTATGGCGGCTGGCAGGATGCCGTGCGTCGAACCCTGACCCGCACCTGACCCGATGGCGCGGATGACCTGACCCCGGCGGATCGCGGCGCGCCATTCTGCACCGCGATCCTCAGCCGGGGTGGCGGCGGCGGCGCATCCGCCTTATTCTGAAGGCTGTGTTCAGCCCCTGTTCACGCCGCCGGCCGGGACGATGCCTGACGATGGTCAACGAGATTCTGAAGCTGATCCTCAAGGGATATGAGCGTCGCCCGGCGCCGGCGATGTCGTGGCGGCTCGATGCCCTGTTCCGCGCGCTGCTCGACCCCGCCGCCGCGGAAGACCCCGACGACATTCAGGCGATGATCTGGGCCTTGTGGTGCGAACATCCCGACCCGGAGGCGGCGCGCAGCCTGTCGCGAGCTGCCGATGCCATGGTCGCCGGCCGGCTGGTGGTGGCCGAGAGCATGCTGGACCGCACCGTGCTGCGCTGGCCCGATTTTGCCGAGGCCTGGAACAAGCGGGCGACGCTGTATTACATGCAGGACCGCGACCAGGAGAGCATGTCCGACATTCGCACGGCGCTGGAGCTGGAACCACGCCATTTCGGCGCGATCTGCGGCTTCGGCCAGATCTGCATGCGTCGCGGCGATCGGATGGCGGCACTCGCCGCCTTTGAAACCGCGCTGCGCCTGAACCCGCACCTGGCCAATGTCCGCCAGATGGTCGAGGCGCTGGCCGAAGACCTGCCGCGCACAGTGAACTGACCCACGCCGGAAACCAACCCATGCCGGCCTCGCGCGTCCCCGTGAGCTTTCTGTAAGCGTTGCGGGTGTGGCTGAAACCTTTGCGGGCCGCCGGTTGCATTGTGGCGCCCTTGCCCTGACCTTAGCGATGATCTGGAGCCGTGGTGCATGCCGGCGTAAGCCGGCAGACGCGCCGGGAGGCGGGTTTCCGGGACGTGTCTGCTGAAAGGAAGGGTATGCGTCGATCGCTTGTGGCCGCCATCGTGGCGGCGGCACTGCTCGCCGCCTGCACCTCGGCGCGGGAAAGCGCGCCTGCCCGTACCGCCACCGAACAGCTGCTGCTGTCATCGGCGGTCGACCGGGCAGCCCAGGCCCTGATGCTGGATCTGCCGCCCGATGCCGCGGTCTATGTCGATGCCAGCCTGTTTGAGGGCCTGGATGGCAAATACGCGGTGGGATCGGTGCGGGAACAGCTTCTGCGACGGGGCGCCCGGCTGATGCCCGATCGCGACCGCGCGGACATCGTGGTGGAAATCCGCTCCGGCGCCCTGTCGATCGATGACGAGAAGGCGCTGCTCGGCATTCCGGCATTCGATGTGCCGGTGCCCTTGTCGGATACCATCAGCACACCGGAACTGGCCTTGGTGAAGCGTGATGAACGTCGCGGCACGGTGAAGCTGGCCGCCATCGCCTATGATGCCCATGACGGCCGCATGGTCGACGCCACCGGCCCCCGCTACGGCTTTTCGCACATCACCGACTGGACCGTTCTGGTGTTCTCGTGGAGCAACAGCGATGTGCTGCCGGAAGACAAGGCGATTCCGCCGATCACCAGCACGCTCCGCGATTTCGGCCTGGGAACCGGGCCATGACCCTCAGGCCAGCAGTGAACCTGGCGCGGTATGAGGCGCCTGCCGGTCAAAAAAACGGCCGGAGGCAGAACCTCCGGCCGATAAAGTCGCGTGTGTGAGGACGAGTCGTGCGAAACGGGAATGAAACGTTTGGCACGCCGCTGATTGTATGAGATTGAGAATTATTCGCAACATTAATTTACCCGGTCGGATGATTTTCCCGGGCTGGGCCGGAATCGGCGGAGCCCCGTGCCATGGCGGGGCCGTGGACAAATTGATGCCGATCCGGCAGGAAGAGGTACCGCGGGGCGCGTGCGGCAGGATTGGAGGGCGCGACATGACAGACAGCGTGAAAGACAGCGCCGCCGCCATCGCGGTCGCGGTGCCGGCGGATGCAGGCATCATCTCCAGGTCGATCCGTGCCACGCGGCAGCGCAAGGGGCTGACCTTGGCGGCGCTGGCCGACAGGATGGCGATGGACAAGGGCTATCTGTCGCGTGTGGAGCGGGGACAAAAATCTCCCTCGGTCGGCACGCTGCTGAAGATTGCCGCGGCGTTGGATGTGCCTATCGGCCAGTTGTTCGGCGAGACCACCGATGACGATGCGATCACCGTCATCCGGCGGGCTGACCATGTGGATGTCGCCGGCGGGGCGACCCCGGGGCCGGGCGCCCTGGTGCGGGCGCTGCTGCCGGCGGGCGACGGGCGGCGTTTGAGCGTCTTCACCATCGAGCCGGGCAGCGGCCGCCTGTCGCAGACCACGGATCATCCCGGCGACGAGTTCCTCTATGTTCTGGCGGGCGCCCTGGAAATCATCTTTCCCGACCGGGTGGTGCAGCTGGAGACGGGTGACGCCATCCATTTCGACGGCCATCTGCGCCACCAGCTGCGGCGGCTGGGCGAGGCGCGGACCCAGGCGCTGATCGTGGTCGCCCAGGATCTGACACCTGGTGGCGGCGAAGAGAGGCGGGGCGGCGAAGAGGGGCGGGTTGGCGAGGAGGGGCCGAAAAAAAACCGGCCGGAGGAGAACCACCGGCCGGCAAAGTCGCGTGTGTGAGGACGAGTCGTGCGAAACGGGAATGAAACGTTTGCACACCGATGATCATATGCAATTGAGAATTACTCGCAAGAATAAACTGCGTCATGGCCGCAGATTTTTTTGAACCGCGCGATCAGGCGTGGCCGCCTTCGCCCGAGAGGTGCAGAAGATTGACCCCCAGCCGGCCGATGGCGTCGCGCCACCGTCCATCGATATCGGGGCCGAACAGCAGGTCGCTGTCGGCATCGACCACCAG
Proteins encoded in this region:
- a CDS encoding haloalkane dehalogenase; the encoded protein is MSDILRTPDARFLDLPGWHYPPHYVDDLPGYEGIRVAYVDEPAAVADAGAEAPTFLCLHGQPSWSYLYRRMIPYLAARGRVVAPDLIGFGRSDKLADDKAYGFLFHRGMLVELVKRLDLKHVILVVQDWGGLLGLTLPPEMPDRFRGLLVMNTALGTGDRPLGKGFEAWRDFVANSPDFSIPKLFARGCPHLTPEEAAAYDAPFPDDSYRAGARVFPALVPAHPDAEGAALSRDARDWWSTAWTGRSSMVIGMADPVLGEAPMMSLAKLIRGCPEPIKVADGGHFVQEWADAFMPHALDPLFA
- a CDS encoding DUF6880 family protein, which translates into the protein MASKTTLNARNLEALGAARLAALLIEVSTGNAAAKRRIRLALAGADSPLAVAHEVRKRLIAIGASKGRVSWRRRKALVEDLDTQRRAIAGPLAATDPAEAMDLIWRFLALAGPVLARSTDTSGAVTAVFQAASADLPAIARAARADPLALADRAATALAANDQGQYDGLAAALVPLLGASTGDGSPGLDRLRQRLSRLPGPAPRQALQAIADCLGDVDGFIGQIDPAARALPTIAARIAQRLLAAGRVAEAAASLHAVRPDHRPRLSHSRTDLDWEDAQIAVLEAQGRGSAAQALRLACFEQALSAPHLKAYLKRLPDFDDIEARDLALDLATRHPAATLALHVLVSWPDLERAAALVMQRGAALDTDRHDLLGPAAQALAGRYPLAATLIWRAMIDDTLTRRRAGRYRMAARWLDECRGVAGTIGDVGAAVSHDDYLEQLRRDHARKAAFWRHLS
- a CDS encoding LysE/ArgO family amino acid transporter produces the protein MTPDTATGMALGPAIEGFALGAALIIAIGAQNAFVLRQGLIRAHVLPIVAFCALADAALIVAGALGLGSLISGHERVLGVVSLAGAGFLVTYGMMAARRAWKPGQLLPSEAPAAPLLRTLATVAAVTLLNPHVYLDTVVLLGSISGRHPMPDRLWFVGGAALASITWFSALGYGARLLVPVFRRPAAWRVLDGIIALVMWLIGAKLIADGIRLLG
- the glpD gene encoding glycerol-3-phosphate dehydrogenase, with amino-acid sequence MAEHVHDLVVIGGGVNGCGVARDAAGRGYDVVLVEKGDLAGATSQASTKLIHGGLRYLEHYEFRLVREALRERAVLLDLAPHIIWPLRFVLPHNQGQRPRWMIRAGLFIYDHLAGGNGGRRRLPGTRTLDLGRDPAGRPLKDDFRRAFEYSDAWVDDARLVVLNAIDAHDRGAEIRTRTELVAAERGRDLWTLRLRDTETGVTAILKARAVVNAAGPWVADALVERLHVKTPERVRLVRGSHIVVKRLFDHDRAYIFQNPDGRIAFAIPYEDDFTLIGTTDADHQGDPGQVAITPAEIDYLCAAVSAYFKRPVTPDMVVWSYSGVRPLYDDGASKAQEATRDYVLSVDTAGAPVISVFGGKITTFRRLAEGVMERLLRLLPPSAGTGMAAWTADAPLPGSVLPAGGTAALAAALAETHPVLDARTRLRLARSYGGRVWQAVGDAATDPAALGVGFGAGLHAREVAFLMDQEWARTAEDVLWRRTKLGLRIDTAGADRLAAWMRARSAGRLAA
- the glpK gene encoding glycerol kinase GlpK gives rise to the protein MPANITTPDAVDDRPGRHGFTGQGLILALDQGTTSTRAMLFDGAMQVIATDQQEFPQHFPASGLVEHDAEDLWQTSVATMKGALATAGVDAGALAAIGITNQRETTVVWDRETGRAIHPAIVWQDRRTARICGELKREGHEQLVRDRSGLLLDPYFSATKIGWILDKVEGARAAAAAGRLAFGTVDSFLIWRMTGGRVHATDATNASRTMLYDIHKGSWCPDLCAVFGVPMSMLPDVRDSAGDFGETLPDLLGRPVPIRGVAGDQQAATTGQACFRPGMVKATYGTGCFALLVTGRQSVRSRNRLLTTVALQLNGRRSYALEGSIFVAGAAVQWLRDGLGLISTSAESEQLAAEADPAQSVYLVPAFTGLGAPHWDADARGAMFGLTRATGPREIARAVLDSVAYQTRDLVEAMRGDWEGTDFGETVLRVDGGMVASDWLMQRLADMLATPVDRPKLRETTAMGAAYLAGLAAGVYPDPEVFADGWALDRRFEPAMAEAERERLYGGWQDAVRRTLTRT
- a CDS encoding tetratricopeptide repeat protein; amino-acid sequence: MVNEILKLILKGYERRPAPAMSWRLDALFRALLDPAAAEDPDDIQAMIWALWCEHPDPEAARSLSRAADAMVAGRLVVAESMLDRTVLRWPDFAEAWNKRATLYYMQDRDQESMSDIRTALELEPRHFGAICGFGQICMRRGDRMAALAAFETALRLNPHLANVRQMVEALAEDLPRTVN
- a CDS encoding DUF6655 family protein produces the protein MRRSLVAAIVAAALLAACTSARESAPARTATEQLLLSSAVDRAAQALMLDLPPDAAVYVDASLFEGLDGKYAVGSVREQLLRRGARLMPDRDRADIVVEIRSGALSIDDEKALLGIPAFDVPVPLSDTISTPELALVKRDERRGTVKLAAIAYDAHDGRMVDATGPRYGFSHITDWTVLVFSWSNSDVLPEDKAIPPITSTLRDFGLGTGP
- a CDS encoding helix-turn-helix domain-containing protein codes for the protein MTDSVKDSAAAIAVAVPADAGIISRSIRATRQRKGLTLAALADRMAMDKGYLSRVERGQKSPSVGTLLKIAAALDVPIGQLFGETTDDDAITVIRRADHVDVAGGATPGPGALVRALLPAGDGRRLSVFTIEPGSGRLSQTTDHPGDEFLYVLAGALEIIFPDRVVQLETGDAIHFDGHLRHQLRRLGEARTQALIVVAQDLTPGGGEERRGGEEGRVGEEGPKKNRPEENHRPAKSRV